In Tenacibaculum pacificus, a single window of DNA contains:
- the atpA gene encoding F0F1 ATP synthase subunit alpha produces MAGIKPAEVSAILKEQLTNFESKASLNEVGTVLQVGDGIARVYGLSNVQYGELVEFDNGLEGIVLNLEEDNAGVVLLGASTSVREGSVVKRTERIASLRAGEGIVGRVVNTLGQPIDGKGPIEGKTYEMPLERRAPGVIYREPVTEPMQTGIKSIDAMIPVGRGQRELIIGDRQTGKSTVAIDTILNQKEFYDAGNPVYCIYVAIGQKASTVAAIANVLEEKGALAYTTIVAANASDPAAMQVYAPFAGAAIGEYFRDTGRPALIVYDDLSKQAVAYREISLLLRRPPGREAYPGDVFYLHSRLLERAAKVINDDKIASEMNDLPDSLRGVVKGGGSLTALPIIETQAGDVSAYIPTNVISITDGQIFLDGDLFNSGVRPAINVGISVSRVGGNAQIKAMKKVSGTLKLDQAQYRELEAFAKFGSDLDAATLNVISKGQRNVEILKQAQNDPYTVEDQISIIYAGSKNLLKDVPVNKVKEFERDYIQYLNAKHRDTLNTLKAGKLTDEVIDTLTAAAKEISAKFSA; encoded by the coding sequence ATGGCAGGAATTAAACCAGCTGAAGTTTCAGCAATTTTAAAGGAACAATTAACAAACTTCGAGTCTAAAGCTTCATTAAATGAAGTTGGTACCGTATTACAAGTAGGTGATGGTATTGCTCGTGTTTATGGTTTGTCTAATGTACAATATGGTGAATTAGTAGAATTCGATAACGGATTAGAAGGTATCGTATTAAACTTAGAAGAAGATAATGCAGGTGTTGTATTATTAGGTGCTTCTACATCAGTAAGAGAAGGTTCTGTTGTTAAACGTACAGAAAGAATTGCTTCTTTAAGAGCTGGAGAAGGTATTGTAGGACGTGTTGTAAATACATTAGGTCAGCCAATTGATGGTAAAGGACCTATTGAAGGTAAAACTTACGAAATGCCTTTAGAGCGTAGAGCTCCTGGGGTTATTTATCGTGAGCCTGTAACTGAACCAATGCAAACTGGTATCAAATCTATTGATGCTATGATTCCTGTAGGACGTGGTCAACGTGAGTTAATTATTGGAGACCGTCAAACTGGTAAATCTACAGTTGCTATTGATACAATTTTAAATCAAAAAGAATTTTACGATGCTGGTAACCCAGTATATTGTATATATGTTGCTATTGGTCAAAAAGCATCTACTGTAGCTGCTATTGCCAATGTTTTAGAAGAAAAAGGAGCTTTAGCTTATACTACAATTGTAGCAGCAAATGCATCTGATCCTGCAGCAATGCAAGTATATGCACCATTTGCAGGAGCTGCAATTGGAGAATACTTTAGAGATACTGGTAGACCAGCTTTAATTGTTTATGATGATTTATCTAAACAAGCAGTTGCATACCGTGAGATTTCTTTATTATTAAGAAGACCTCCGGGACGTGAGGCATATCCAGGGGATGTATTTTACTTACACTCAAGATTATTAGAACGTGCTGCAAAGGTTATCAATGATGATAAAATTGCTAGTGAAATGAACGATTTACCAGATTCTTTAAGAGGAGTTGTAAAAGGTGGAGGTTCTTTAACTGCATTACCGATTATTGAAACACAAGCAGGAGATGTATCAGCATATATTCCAACAAACGTAATTTCGATTACTGATGGACAAATTTTCTTAGATGGAGATTTATTTAACTCTGGTGTTCGTCCAGCAATTAACGTAGGTATTTCTGTATCTCGTGTTGGTGGTAACGCTCAGATTAAAGCGATGAAAAAAGTATCTGGTACTTTAAAATTAGATCAAGCACAATATCGTGAATTAGAAGCATTCGCTAAGTTTGGTTCTGATTTAGATGCAGCAACTTTAAATGTGATTTCTAAAGGACAACGTAATGTTGAAATCTTAAAGCAAGCACAAAACGATCCTTATACTGTAGAAGACCAAATTTCAATCATTTATGCAGGTTCTAAAAACTTGTTAAAAGATGTACCGGTAAATAAAGTAAAGGAATTTGAAAGAGATTATA
- the atpH gene encoding ATP synthase F1 subunit delta — protein MKGSRPALRYAKAILNLAKETNKDSLVNDNMKLIASTIAESSDLNRMLKSPVVKANDKKTVLVALFGDKVDAIITNLFNLLEENKRMIMLEAIAKQYSIIYDAYKGVQVAKVTTAVVLTKELEDKIQAKIVSLTGNSASIENIVNPNILGGFILRVGDVQYDASISNQFKELRREFDNSHNIPQI, from the coding sequence ATGAAAGGATCTAGACCAGCATTACGTTACGCAAAAGCAATATTAAATCTTGCTAAAGAAACTAATAAAGATTCTTTAGTTAACGATAACATGAAGTTAATCGCAAGTACTATTGCCGAAAGTAGCGATTTAAACAGAATGCTTAAAAGCCCTGTAGTTAAAGCCAATGATAAAAAAACGGTTTTAGTTGCACTTTTTGGAGATAAAGTAGATGCTATCATAACAAATTTATTCAACTTATTAGAAGAGAATAAACGTATGATAATGTTAGAAGCTATTGCAAAGCAATATTCTATTATTTACGATGCCTATAAAGGTGTACAGGTTGCTAAAGTTACCACAGCAGTAGTTTTAACAAAAGAGTTAGAAGATAAAATACAAGCGAAAATTGTTTCTTTAACAGGAAATAGCGCAAGTATAGAAAATATAGTAAATCCGAATATTTTAGGAGGATTTATTTTACGTGTTGGAGATGTGCAGTATGATGCAAGTATTTCTAATCAATTCAAAGAGTTAAGAAGAGAATTTGACAATAGTCATAACATTCCACAAATTTAA
- a CDS encoding F0F1 ATP synthase subunit B, whose translation MGIFNDFSIGLFVMQAFILLILIFLMVKFAWKPILSALNDREEGIQNALDQAENARKEMQNLQADNDRLFKEARAERDAMMQEARDIKENIVAEAKEEAQAQTSSMIENAKATIKQEQQAAISELKKTVTDLSLDIAQQLVKKELTSPADHLKLVEGMLEEITLN comes from the coding sequence ATGGGAATTTTTAATGATTTTTCAATAGGATTATTTGTCATGCAGGCTTTTATCTTATTAATATTAATCTTTTTAATGGTAAAGTTTGCTTGGAAGCCAATCTTATCTGCATTAAATGACAGAGAAGAAGGTATCCAAAATGCATTAGATCAAGCTGAAAATGCTCGTAAAGAAATGCAAAATTTACAAGCTGATAACGATAGGTTATTTAAAGAAGCACGTGCCGAAAGAGATGCAATGATGCAAGAAGCTCGTGATATTAAAGAAAATATTGTAGCAGAAGCAAAAGAAGAAGCACAAGCACAAACTTCTAGCATGATAGAAAATGCTAAAGCAACAATAAAGCAAGAACAACAAGCTGCTATTTCTGAATTAAAGAAAACAGTAACTGATTTATCTTTAGATATTGCTCAGCAGTTAGTGAAAAAAGAGTTAACTTCACCAGCAGATCATTTAAAGCTAGTTGAAGGAATGTTAGAAGAGATTACTTTAAACTAA
- the atpE gene encoding ATP synthase F0 subunit C, with translation MTGLTLIGAGLIVIGAGLGLGKIGSSAMEAIARQPEAAGKIQTAMIIIGALLEGLAFGALLLG, from the coding sequence ATGACAGGTCTTACTTTAATAGGAGCAGGTTTAATCGTAATCGGAGCAGGATTAGGATTAGGGAAAATCGGTAGTAGCGCAATGGAAGCTATCGCACGTCAACCTGAAGCTGCTGGAAAAATCCAAACAGCAATGATTATTATTGGAGCATTATTAGAAGGTTTAGCATTCGGTGCTTTACTTTTAGGATAA
- the atpB gene encoding F0F1 ATP synthase subunit A → MMIAKKSIKFLTILALVFTSFSVSAENGDTTLQDDGGRVNTKAEIEAYKKHHLADSHDFTLFSYTNDKNERKHVGVPLPIIVWTSKGLRTFMSSAFHHNDDGHVVVPADGVQLTKIHSKIYELNEGETAVSFDEAHRATNAHKALDFSITKSVVGMLLVGLLMIFGFRSLAKGYKKGAIPTGFARVLEPLVLYVRDEIARPNIGEKHYRKFMGFLLTVFFFIWVSNLLGLTPLGFNITGQLAVTVCLALFTFFIVQFSANKDYWKHIFWMPGVPVAMKFILAPIEFLGILTKPFSLFVRLFANITAGHSVVMGIAALMIILKAKFGTAGATGVSVFLTLFLTLIEVLVAFLQAYIFTMLSSLFIGMAVEEHDHH, encoded by the coding sequence ATGATGATAGCAAAAAAATCTATCAAGTTTTTAACAATACTTGCATTAGTTTTTACATCATTTTCAGTTTCAGCTGAAAATGGAGATACTACTTTACAAGATGATGGTGGCCGTGTAAACACAAAGGCAGAAATTGAAGCTTATAAGAAACATCACTTAGCAGATTCACATGATTTTACTTTGTTTTCATACACAAATGATAAAAACGAAAGAAAACACGTAGGTGTTCCTTTACCTATAATTGTTTGGACAAGTAAAGGATTAAGAACTTTTATGTCTTCAGCTTTTCATCATAATGATGATGGTCACGTAGTTGTTCCAGCAGATGGAGTACAGTTAACTAAAATACACAGTAAAATATATGAGTTAAACGAAGGAGAAACTGCTGTTTCTTTTGATGAAGCTCACCGTGCTACAAATGCTCATAAAGCATTAGATTTTTCTATAACAAAAAGTGTTGTAGGGATGCTTTTAGTAGGTTTATTAATGATTTTCGGATTTAGATCTTTAGCTAAAGGATACAAAAAAGGAGCAATACCAACAGGTTTTGCAAGAGTTTTAGAGCCTTTAGTATTATATGTTAGAGATGAAATAGCAAGACCAAATATTGGTGAAAAGCATTACCGTAAATTTATGGGGTTCTTATTAACTGTTTTCTTTTTTATATGGGTTTCAAACTTATTAGGTTTAACTCCATTAGGATTTAACATTACAGGACAATTAGCTGTAACAGTTTGTTTAGCTCTTTTTACCTTTTTTATAGTACAGTTTTCAGCAAATAAAGATTATTGGAAACATATTTTTTGGATGCCAGGAGTACCTGTAGCTATGAAATTTATTTTAGCACCTATCGAATTTTTAGGGATTTTAACGAAGCCTTTTTCTTTATTTGTGCGTTTATTTGCCAATATTACTGCAGGTCACTCAGTAGTAATGGGTATTGCCGCTTTAATGATTATATTAAAAGCGAAGTTTGGAACAGCAGGTGCAACAGGTGTATCTGTATTTTTAACGTTGTTTTTAACGTTAATCGAAGTGTTAGTAGCCTTCTTACAAGCCTATATTTTTACAATGTTATCTTCATTGTTTATTGGTATGGCTGTAGAAGAACACGATCACCATTAG
- a CDS encoding DUF6168 family protein: MIKRILYFIITVLVLFAVSYISHNYILNMLGDSISYSLLSVYLFHVISTCIVYVLLELLVSQMPNEAGYGYLASMLLKIGFFVLIFQADVFTDVQLTKPEKVSLVIPLFIFLITEAAGVFKLLNTK; the protein is encoded by the coding sequence ATGATTAAACGTATTTTATATTTTATTATCACTGTTCTTGTATTATTTGCAGTGAGTTATATTTCTCATAATTATATTTTAAATATGCTAGGAGATAGTATATCATACTCATTACTATCAGTATATTTATTTCATGTAATAAGTACATGTATTGTTTACGTTTTATTAGAACTTCTAGTAAGTCAAATGCCAAATGAAGCAGGATATGGGTACTTAGCTTCTATGCTTTTAAAAATAGGTTTTTTTGTATTAATCTTTCAAGCAGATGTGTTTACAGATGTACAGCTTACTAAGCCAGAAAAGGTTTCGTTAGTTATTCCGTTATTTATATTTTTGATAACAGAAGCAGCAGGTGTTTTTAAGTTATTAAACACTAAGTAG
- a CDS encoding AtpZ/AtpI family protein, with product MDKNKKKKPLSKYIRFTSIAFQMGLTIYLGNKLGEWLDTQYVNENQLYTKICTLVAVFGAMFSVILQVSKLSK from the coding sequence ATGGACAAAAACAAAAAGAAAAAACCGCTTAGTAAATATATTCGGTTTACAAGTATTGCTTTTCAAATGGGATTAACTATTTATTTGGGTAACAAACTCGGTGAATGGCTAGATACTCAGTATGTAAATGAAAATCAATTATATACTAAAATTTGCACATTGGTCGCTGTTTTTGGGGCTATGTTTTCTGTAATATTACAAGTTTCAAAATTATCTAAGTAA